Genomic DNA from Haloarcula marina:
TTCACCGCCGTCGTCCACCACGCACAGTCGGAGAACTGGTCGGGAGCGCAGGGCCTCGCCGAGAGCGCTGGCGGGTACCTCGGGGACTTGCCGCCGGACTACCGCGACGTGAACCTCGACGCCGTGCGGCCGTTCCTCGAACGCGTGGCCGCCGACCCCGAAGCGGTCGACTGGGCGCACCCGCCGAAACTGACCCACCACGGCGACACCCTCGACTACGAGTCGCTGGACTTCGACGCGACGGCCGTCGCCGCAGGGGTGCTTGCGGAGGCCGACGGCTACAACGAGGACATCGTCGCCGACGCCGTCGCGTACGCACGTGACGAACTGGCCGAGCGAGGCGACGGGCGGTTCGTCGGCCTCCTGTTCGCGTTCGTCCGTGAGCGTGAGCGCCGCCCGGTGGTGTACCATCGGCTACGCGACCACGTGCGACGAGAGCGGCAGAAGGACGACGACGTGAAGGGACTGTTCGGATAGCGTTACGCGTCCGGTTCGACGACCCGTTCCCCGTCCTCGAAGTGCGCGGAGTTGTCCTGCGGGTCGTACCCCAGCACCGCTTTGGCGCGCTCCAGCGAGTAGTACTTCCGGTCGTTGTCGGAGATGCCGTAGACGATTTCGAACTCGTAGTCCGCCTCCAGCGCGCACTCGTGGATGCGGGCGCAGTCGGGGTAGGAGAGCCACATCGCCTGTCCGCGCTCGTAGTCGATGGGCGGATGTCCGCGGGTGAGGTTCCCGATGCGGATGTTGCACACCTTGATGCCGTACTCGTCGTGGTAGTACCGGCCCAGAATCTCGCCGGTGGCTTTCGAGACGCCGTAGAGGTTACCGGGGCGAGGGAACTCCGTCCCGTCGAGCAGGAACTCGTGGTCCTCGCGGTACATCTCGGGGGTGCGACGGTCTGTCTCGAACGCGCCGACGGCGTGGTTCGACGAGGCGAAGACGAACTTCTCGACGCCCTCGTCGATGGCGGCCTCGTACATCTTCTGCGTGCCGTCAATGTTGTTGGTCAGCACCGAGTCCCACGGGGCGGTCTTTCGCGGGTCGCCCGCGAGGTGGACGACGGCGCCGACGCCCTCCATCGCCGCGGCCACGTCCGCCTCGTTCGCCACGTCGCCGACCAGATACTCGTGGGCTGGCTCCTCGGCTGGCGGGCTGTGGTACATGAGCTTCCACTCGTAGGCGTCCCCGATACCCTCGAGGATGGCCTCCCCGACTGCGCCGCCAGCGCCTGTGAGTAGAACCGGGTCGTCCATTCGTACGGGATAGCTAGCGAGCGCCCAATAGGTAGCTTGCGATTCCGTTATATGCTGCCCAGCCGACGAATCGGCATGGACCCGACAGTCGCCCAGAACGCCTGTTTCGAGGCGGGTATCAAGTTCGGCTCGCTGTATCACCAGTTCGCGGGGACGCCGGTCAGCCCCGACAGCGCCGACTCGCTGGCGACGGCGATGGAAGAAGCCATCGAGAACCAACCGTACTGCGAGTCGGTCACCGTCGGCATCCGCGAGGACGCCCTCGAAGCTGCCATCGCCGAGGCGGGCGCGGAGTACACGGAACTCACCGGCCGGTTCCTCGACGTGTCGATGACCATCGACCACGAGGGCTGTGTCGTCGAGACGAGCATGGCGATGGAAGACGGCTACCCGCTGATGCGGGTTGATTCCGTCGTCGAGTAACCGTGACGGACGGTGTTAGGCACACCACTCTCTCCGAAAATTTTACCCTCTGTCCGTCTGCAGATGTCGTGATGACCCTCCACGCGATAGACGACATCGACGACGCAATCGACGCCACGAAGGCGTTCCTGTTCCCGTTCGACCTCCGAACGTGGCTTCGACTGGCGTTCGTCGTCTTCTTCATCGGCGGCGGTGGCGGCGGCCTGAACGTCCTCCGCAGCGCGAACAGCTTCAGCAACGCCGACGGCGGGAGCGTCCCGACCGGTCCCGGTACCGGAACGGGCGGGGAGTTCGCCCTGACGGGGCCGCTGGAACACCTCCTCGGGTCCCTCCCCACGCCGCTCTCGCAAGTGTCGGGCGGGTCGGGTGGTCCCGGCCTCCCGCCGGGCGTCACCGAGGGACTACTCGCCGGTGCGGGACTGGCGCTCATCGCCGCCCTCGTCGTCATCCTCCTCCTCGCGCTCCTCTTCGGCATCGTGAGCAACTTCATGGAATTTGTCCTCATCCAGTCCCTCGTCGACCGGGAGGTCCACGTCCGGCAGTACTTCACCGACAACCTCGGTAACGGTCTCCGACTGCTCGGGTTCCGACTCGCACTCAGCATCGTCACGGCCCTGCTCGGACTTGCCGCCTTCCTCGGTTTCTTCGTGGTCGTCAGCGGCGGTCAGTTGGCGAATCTCGGCCCCGAGGCGCTCATCGCCTCGTCGGGACTCCTCATCGTCGGTGCCCTGCTGTTCGCTCTCGTCCTCGGAACTATCACCGGGTTCACTACCGTCTTCGTCGTCCCGCTGATGATTCAGGGCGACCACGGTGTCCTCGAAGGCTGGCGGCGACTCCTCGGCTCCATCTCGGACCAGCCGAAACAGTACCTGGCGTACCTCTTCTTCTCGGTGATTCTCGGCATCGGCGTCGGCATCGTCGGCGCAGTCCTCGGCGGCGTCGCCGCCGTCGTCCTCCTGATTCCGTTCGGCATCCTCGCGGCCGCCGTCTGGTTCGGCCTCGGACAGAGCCTCGTCGCGGGCGTCCTGGCGAGCGTCTTCCTCGCCCTGTTCGCGCTGGCGCTGCTCGTCGTCGCGAACCTCATCAAAGTGCCGCTACTGACGTTTCTGCGCTACTACGCGATGCTCGTGCTGGGCGACATCGACC
This window encodes:
- a CDS encoding DUF309 domain-containing protein, with amino-acid sequence MDAHLRAGIAVYNAGRYHAAHDAWEDRWLALDAGDDERFLHGLIQFTAVVHHAQSENWSGAQGLAESAGGYLGDLPPDYRDVNLDAVRPFLERVAADPEAVDWAHPPKLTHHGDTLDYESLDFDATAVAAGVLAEADGYNEDIVADAVAYARDELAERGDGRFVGLLFAFVRERERRPVVYHRLRDHVRRERQKDDDVKGLFG
- the azf gene encoding NAD-dependent glucose-6-phosphate dehydrogenase Azf; translated protein: MDDPVLLTGAGGAVGEAILEGIGDAYEWKLMYHSPPAEEPAHEYLVGDVANEADVAAAMEGVGAVVHLAGDPRKTAPWDSVLTNNIDGTQKMYEAAIDEGVEKFVFASSNHAVGAFETDRRTPEMYREDHEFLLDGTEFPRPGNLYGVSKATGEILGRYYHDEYGIKVCNIRIGNLTRGHPPIDYERGQAMWLSYPDCARIHECALEADYEFEIVYGISDNDRKYYSLERAKAVLGYDPQDNSAHFEDGERVVEPDA
- a CDS encoding dihydroneopterin aldolase family protein, yielding MDPTVAQNACFEAGIKFGSLYHQFAGTPVSPDSADSLATAMEEAIENQPYCESVTVGIREDALEAAIAEAGAEYTELTGRFLDVSMTIDHEGCVVETSMAMEDGYPLMRVDSVVE
- a CDS encoding DUF7544 domain-containing protein — encoded protein: MTLHAIDDIDDAIDATKAFLFPFDLRTWLRLAFVVFFIGGGGGGLNVLRSANSFSNADGGSVPTGPGTGTGGEFALTGPLEHLLGSLPTPLSQVSGGSGGPGLPPGVTEGLLAGAGLALIAALVVILLLALLFGIVSNFMEFVLIQSLVDREVHVRQYFTDNLGNGLRLLGFRLALSIVTALLGLAAFLGFFVVVSGGQLANLGPEALIASSGLLIVGALLFALVLGTITGFTTVFVVPLMIQGDHGVLEGWRRLLGSISDQPKQYLAYLFFSVILGIGVGIVGAVLGGVAAVVLLIPFGILAAAVWFGLGQSLVAGVLASVFLALFALALLVVANLIKVPLLTFLRYYAMLVLGDIDPDMDPIPTVRDDIRT